A region of Deinococcus rubellus DNA encodes the following proteins:
- a CDS encoding aspartate aminotransferase family protein translates to MTTTSSKWLDAEVRYDSGVYNKHQVVMVRGLGATVWDETGRSYIDCVAGYGVANIGHSHPDVVRAIKDQAERLIVMPQTLPNDKRAEFLQELVGVLPAGLDRVFLCNSGTEAVEAAKKFAITATGRKKFISMKRGFAGRTLGALAFTWEPKYREPFGDAVDSKNVSFVTYGNIEELRAAVTGEIAAVIIEPVQGEGGVRPASLEFIQAARQFTQEKGALLIMDEIQTGFCRTGKMFATEHFGVTPDGMTLAKAMAGGVPIGAFAMTAEVADRMPAGGHGTTFGGNPLAMAAGVAAIRAMKRENMAEQAREKGQYFMEQLRAIDSSKIREVRGMGLMIGMELKEKSAPYIAALEHDESVLTLAATPLVIRFLPPVTISKEQIDQVVASVAKVLKTVNPREVPAAEVKENKQTE, encoded by the coding sequence ATGACGACAACGAGCAGCAAATGGCTGGACGCGGAAGTACGCTACGACAGCGGCGTGTACAACAAGCATCAGGTCGTGATGGTGCGTGGCCTGGGCGCAACCGTCTGGGACGAGACGGGGCGCAGCTATATCGACTGTGTGGCAGGCTACGGCGTTGCCAACATCGGCCATAGCCACCCCGACGTGGTGCGGGCCATCAAGGACCAGGCCGAGCGCCTGATCGTGATGCCCCAGACCCTGCCCAACGACAAACGCGCCGAATTCTTGCAGGAGCTCGTGGGCGTGCTGCCCGCTGGCCTGGACCGGGTTTTCCTGTGCAACTCCGGCACCGAGGCGGTGGAGGCGGCCAAGAAGTTCGCCATCACAGCGACGGGCCGCAAAAAGTTCATCAGCATGAAGCGCGGCTTCGCGGGGCGAACGCTGGGCGCGCTGGCCTTCACCTGGGAACCCAAGTACCGTGAACCGTTCGGCGACGCGGTGGACAGCAAGAACGTCAGCTTCGTGACCTACGGCAATATCGAGGAACTCAGGGCCGCCGTCACGGGCGAGATCGCCGCCGTGATCATCGAGCCGGTCCAGGGCGAGGGCGGGGTGCGTCCGGCCAGCCTAGAGTTCATTCAGGCCGCCCGGCAATTTACCCAGGAGAAGGGCGCGCTGCTGATCATGGACGAGATTCAGACCGGATTTTGCCGCACCGGCAAGATGTTCGCCACCGAGCATTTCGGTGTGACGCCCGACGGCATGACGCTGGCCAAGGCGATGGCAGGCGGCGTGCCCATCGGTGCGTTTGCCATGACCGCCGAGGTGGCCGACCGGATGCCAGCGGGCGGACACGGCACCACCTTCGGCGGCAATCCGCTGGCGATGGCGGCCGGGGTGGCCGCCATCCGCGCCATGAAACGCGAGAACATGGCCGAGCAGGCCCGCGAGAAAGGCCAGTACTTCATGGAGCAGCTCAGGGCCATCGACTCCTCCAAAATCCGCGAGGTGCGCGGCATGGGCCTGATGATCGGCATGGAACTCAAGGAAAAGAGTGCGCCGTACATTGCTGCCCTGGAACACGACGAGAGCGTGCTGACGTTGGCCGCCACGCCGCTGGTGATCCGTTTCCTGCCGCCCGTGACCATCAGCAAGGAGCAGATCGATCAGGTGGTGGCGTCAGTGGCAAAAGTGCTGAAGACCGTCAACCCGCGTGAGGTGCCCGCCGCCGAGGTCAAGGAAAACAAGCAGACCGAGTAA
- the lpdA gene encoding dihydrolipoyl dehydrogenase, with the protein METYDVLVIGGGPGGYVAAIRAAQLGFSVACVDAFTRDGKPSLGGTCLNIGCIPSKALLDSSEKFELLEREFADHGITVEGAKIDLARMLGRKAGVVDKLTGGVAYLFKKNKIKSYHGYGKLTRQDGDGWVIQIGFEGEASSEIKAKHVIVATGSNPRALPLAPFGGNVVENSGALEFSEVPKRLGVIGAGVIGVELGSVWRRLGAQVTVLEALPGFLLPADPAVSREALKQFQKQGLDFHFSVNITEVKDNGTSVSVTYTEKDQSVTAEFDKLIVSIGRVPNTSGLGSGNVGLELDERGFVKIDAHYRTNLANVYAVGDVVGGAMLAHKAEDEGVAVAELIAGQAGHVNYDVIPWVIYTSPEIAWAGLTEQAAKEKGLNVKTGQFPFSANGRALGHGDPRGFIKVVADADTDRVLGVHMVGPNVSELIAEAVTLMEFGGSAEDLGRTVHAHPTLSEALKEAAMGVGKMAIHM; encoded by the coding sequence ATGGAGACTTACGACGTTCTAGTGATTGGCGGCGGCCCCGGCGGCTACGTGGCGGCCATCCGCGCCGCGCAACTCGGTTTCAGCGTGGCCTGCGTGGACGCTTTTACCCGTGACGGCAAGCCCTCGCTGGGCGGCACTTGCCTCAACATCGGCTGCATTCCCAGCAAAGCCCTCCTCGACAGCAGTGAAAAGTTTGAGCTGCTCGAACGCGAGTTCGCCGATCACGGCATCACGGTGGAGGGCGCGAAAATCGACCTCGCCAGGATGCTGGGCCGCAAGGCGGGTGTAGTGGACAAGCTGACCGGCGGCGTGGCGTATTTGTTCAAGAAGAACAAGATCAAGAGCTATCACGGCTACGGCAAGCTGACGCGCCAGGACGGAGACGGCTGGGTCATTCAGATCGGGTTTGAAGGCGAGGCTAGCAGTGAGATCAAGGCCAAGCACGTGATCGTGGCGACGGGCAGCAATCCCCGTGCCCTGCCGCTGGCCCCGTTCGGCGGCAACGTCGTGGAGAACAGCGGCGCGCTGGAATTCAGCGAAGTGCCCAAACGACTTGGCGTGATCGGTGCGGGCGTCATCGGCGTGGAGCTGGGCAGCGTCTGGCGGCGACTGGGTGCTCAGGTGACGGTGCTCGAAGCCCTGCCAGGCTTTCTGCTGCCCGCCGACCCCGCCGTCAGCAGGGAAGCGCTCAAGCAGTTTCAGAAGCAGGGCCTGGACTTTCACTTCAGCGTCAACATCACTGAGGTCAAGGACAACGGCACCTCGGTCAGCGTGACCTACACCGAGAAGGACCAGAGCGTGACCGCCGAGTTCGACAAGCTGATCGTCAGCATCGGGCGGGTGCCAAACACCTCCGGCCTGGGCAGCGGGAATGTGGGCCTGGAACTCGACGAGCGCGGCTTTGTCAAGATCGACGCCCACTACCGCACCAACCTGGCGAACGTGTACGCCGTCGGCGACGTGGTGGGCGGCGCGATGCTGGCGCACAAGGCCGAGGACGAGGGCGTGGCGGTGGCCGAGCTGATCGCCGGGCAGGCCGGGCACGTCAACTACGATGTGATTCCCTGGGTCATCTACACCTCGCCGGAGATCGCTTGGGCGGGCCTCACCGAGCAGGCCGCCAAAGAGAAAGGCCTGAACGTCAAGACCGGGCAGTTTCCCTTCAGCGCCAACGGACGTGCCCTCGGGCACGGCGACCCGCGCGGTTTTATCAAGGTGGTTGCCGACGCCGACACCGACCGAGTGCTGGGCGTGCATATGGTCGGCCCCAACGTGTCTGAGCTGATCGCCGAGGCCGTGACCCTGATGGAATTCGGCGGCAGCGCCGAGGACCTGGGCCGCACCGTTCACGCCCACCCGACGCTGAGCGAGGCGCTCAAGGAAGCGGCGATGGGTGTCGGCAAAATGGCGATTCATATGTGA
- a CDS encoding SPFH domain-containing protein: MQKIPSAVPLRSTSPLTPYLRWGGLLLVIIVVVSVLSSSVQVIGPGQIGLKFNKAGSSRGLSQTNVVSGYVLVNPITTEIVTYPRAQQSYSWTKSASEGSPGDESFTFNTADQVTLNGDVNFGYQIDPKAAPAIYIRFGPDVDTITRTYIRSVVRNAITRQASGYTAEQLLGKGRSAFEDASEREVVTELTPSGFLVRNFSFIGELRAPEAVVQSINAKFSAQQAAIQAENKVVQSKAEAQQAVALAEGDAQAILVRAEAQAKANKVLAASLTPELIQNKQIEKWNGALPTVSGGSGSGFLINLPAKVQPAPTKSGSAQP, encoded by the coding sequence ATGCAAAAAATTCCGTCCGCCGTTCCACTCCGTTCCACCTCGCCGCTGACGCCTTACCTGCGCTGGGGCGGGTTGCTGCTCGTCATCATCGTGGTGGTGAGCGTGCTGAGCAGCAGCGTTCAGGTCATCGGCCCCGGGCAGATCGGCCTGAAGTTCAACAAAGCGGGCAGTTCGCGCGGCCTGTCGCAGACCAACGTGGTGTCGGGCTACGTGCTGGTCAACCCCATCACCACCGAGATCGTGACCTACCCACGCGCCCAGCAGAGCTACTCGTGGACAAAGAGCGCCAGCGAGGGCAGCCCCGGCGACGAGTCGTTTACCTTCAATACCGCCGATCAGGTGACGCTCAACGGCGACGTGAACTTCGGCTACCAGATTGACCCCAAGGCGGCCCCCGCCATCTACATCCGCTTCGGGCCGGACGTGGACACCATCACCCGCACCTACATCCGCAGCGTGGTCAGAAACGCCATCACCCGTCAGGCGTCGGGCTACACCGCCGAGCAACTGCTGGGCAAGGGCCGAAGCGCCTTTGAAGACGCTTCCGAGCGGGAAGTGGTGACAGAACTCACGCCCTCGGGATTCCTGGTTCGCAATTTCAGCTTCATCGGCGAACTGCGCGCCCCAGAAGCCGTCGTGCAGAGCATCAACGCCAAGTTCTCGGCCCAGCAGGCAGCCATTCAGGCTGAGAACAAGGTGGTGCAGAGCAAGGCCGAGGCCCAGCAGGCGGTCGCCCTGGCGGAGGGCGACGCCCAGGCCATTCTGGTGCGGGCCGAGGCGCAGGCCAAGGCCAACAAGGTGCTGGCCGCCTCGCTGACGCCGGAGCTGATTCAGAACAAGCAAATCGAAAAGTGGAACGGCGCGCTACCGACCGTATCGGGCGGCTCCGGCAGCGGCTTTCTGATCAACCTGCCCGCCAAGGTCCAACCTGCTCCCACCAAGAGCGGGAGCGCCCAGCCGTAA
- a CDS encoding thiamine diphosphokinase produces the protein MLAWILVGGRLTDAPALAALPRPDLVIAADGGARHAALLGVKIDLWVGDFDSSEGLNVDAPREQHPTAKDSTDFELAVNVARQRGAGELLILGAFGGRFDHAFALALGACRLAREGLKVSLHSGDEAGYPLLPKVPVRLDLQAGQIFSVLAASELRGLTLRGARWPLTDSNVPLGSGFTVSNEAAGGMLEAELMGGVALLTVLEEMRRA, from the coding sequence ATGCTCGCCTGGATTCTGGTGGGTGGGCGGCTGACCGATGCGCCTGCACTCGCCGCGCTGCCGCGCCCTGACCTGGTCATCGCCGCCGACGGGGGCGCGCGCCACGCCGCCCTGCTGGGCGTCAAGATTGATTTGTGGGTGGGCGATTTCGATTCGTCTGAGGGGCTGAATGTGGACGCACCGCGCGAGCAGCATCCGACGGCCAAGGACAGCACCGACTTCGAGCTGGCCGTCAACGTGGCCCGGCAGCGCGGCGCAGGCGAACTCCTCATCCTGGGGGCCTTTGGGGGCCGCTTCGACCACGCCTTCGCCCTGGCACTGGGGGCCTGCCGCCTGGCCAGGGAGGGTCTGAAGGTCAGCCTGCACAGCGGTGACGAGGCCGGGTATCCGCTGCTGCCGAAGGTTCCAGTCAGGCTCGACTTGCAAGCGGGGCAGATTTTTAGTGTGCTGGCCGCCTCCGAGTTGCGGGGCCTGACGTTGCGCGGCGCACGCTGGCCGCTGACTGACAGCAACGTGCCACTGGGCAGCGGTTTCACCGTCAGCAACGAGGCGGCAGGTGGGATGCTGGAAGCCGAACTCATGGGAGGAGTGGCGCTGCTGACCGTACTGGAAGAAATGAGGCGGGCGTGA
- a CDS encoding ABC transporter ATP-binding protein: protein MSPVLPALQTLGLSRHYGAVSAAEGVSLSLAPGETLALLGPSGSGKSTVLRMIAGLERPDAGSVSVAGRDVTRLPPEARCLGLVFQDYALFPHLDVMGNVAYGPRRRGANQVQAQQQAREALDLVGLADLAARRIGALSGGQQQRVALARALAPHPPLLLLDEPLSNLDEQLRARLRTELRALFDMLGTAVLIVTHDQREALALAGQVALMRAGRVVQIGAAAGVFGQPATAWVAEFLGQPNVFARGGQVVLVPESAVILGEGEAHSVTFRQPDEHGETVKAAHELGELTLHLSRREATLIGRDTLKLRLDESQLREVPDDRAVP, encoded by the coding sequence CTGAGCCCCGTGCTTCCCGCCCTTCAGACCCTTGGTCTCAGCCGCCATTACGGCGCAGTCTCCGCCGCCGAAGGGGTCAGCCTGAGCCTCGCGCCGGGCGAAACGCTGGCCCTGCTGGGACCGTCGGGCAGCGGCAAGAGCACGGTGCTGAGAATGATCGCGGGCCTGGAGCGCCCCGACGCCGGCAGTGTGAGCGTGGCGGGCCGCGACGTGACCCGGCTGCCGCCCGAAGCGCGCTGCCTCGGCCTGGTCTTTCAGGACTACGCCCTCTTTCCGCACCTGGACGTGATGGGCAACGTGGCCTACGGCCCCCGCAGGCGCGGCGCGAACCAAGTGCAGGCACAGCAGCAGGCCCGAGAAGCGCTCGACCTGGTCGGGCTGGCTGATCTGGCCGCTCGGCGCATCGGGGCGCTGTCAGGCGGGCAGCAGCAGCGCGTCGCCCTGGCCCGCGCCCTCGCGCCGCACCCACCACTGCTGCTGCTCGACGAGCCGCTGAGCAACCTCGACGAGCAGCTTCGCGCCCGTTTGCGTACTGAGCTACGCGCGCTCTTCGACATGCTCGGCACCGCCGTGCTGATCGTCACCCACGACCAGCGCGAGGCCCTGGCCCTGGCAGGTCAGGTGGCGCTGATGCGGGCCGGGCGGGTGGTGCAGATCGGCGCGGCGGCTGGCGTATTCGGCCAGCCCGCAACGGCCTGGGTGGCCGAATTTCTGGGACAGCCGAACGTATTTGCGCGGGGCGGGCAGGTTGTTCTGGTGCCGGAAAGTGCAGTCATTCTGGGCGAGGGGGAGGCCCACAGCGTCACCTTCCGCCAGCCCGACGAACACGGCGAAACCGTCAAGGCCGCCCACGAACTCGGCGAACTCACCCTGCACCTGAGCCGCCGCGAGGCCACGCTGATTGGCAGAGACACTTTGAAGTTGCGGTTGGACGAAAGTCAGTTGCGCGAGGTGCCCGATGACCGGGCCGTGCCTTGA
- a CDS encoding class A beta-lactamase-related serine hydrolase: protein MKWLWICLVLCGAAQADSVPVFVTLPTPDLPPSNLTAPISLPPVPTCGATTAVSAPSRPLPPAVTGRVGFYAALYDPQFRPIRALGLGQVNALFALGSAFKPQVVRAALQEVDAGRLNLAALITTTPGKRSIEAYPPGQNTVAKLAQWALERSDNTASDLLQLGLGPPKIARAVQALSPCTSILHTTKAWWAAQAGLMPDIFPNLVTDAVNASILPFEARLKLAERLNARAQDFTGPQVEAALDTYFHGPAYAPALELALQNTSTPQGYADLLARTLGGNGLKPATRALFRQWLAASCCQPRRPALKTFYWGHKAGSGWRLLTLTGSAELPGGRRLAYAYFNDGSNTLESEDMERQIPALVAWIDAALVELAR, encoded by the coding sequence ATGAAATGGCTGTGGATTTGCCTGGTCCTGTGCGGCGCGGCCCAGGCCGACTCGGTGCCGGTGTTCGTGACACTGCCCACACCCGACCTGCCGCCTTCCAATCTGACCGCGCCCATCAGCCTGCCGCCTGTACCCACCTGCGGCGCGACCACCGCCGTATCCGCGCCGAGCAGGCCACTACCGCCAGCCGTCACCGGACGGGTGGGCTTTTACGCAGCCCTCTATGACCCTCAGTTCAGACCGATCAGGGCGCTCGGCCTGGGACAGGTCAACGCCCTCTTCGCGCTGGGCAGCGCCTTCAAGCCGCAGGTGGTGCGGGCCGCCTTGCAGGAGGTGGACGCCGGACGGCTGAACCTGGCGGCCCTGATCACCACCACGCCCGGCAAACGCAGCATCGAGGCCTACCCGCCGGGGCAGAACACTGTGGCAAAACTCGCGCAGTGGGCGCTGGAGCGCAGCGACAACACCGCCTCCGACCTGCTGCAACTCGGTCTCGGGCCGCCGAAAATCGCGCGGGCGGTGCAAGCGCTCAGCCCGTGTACCAGCATTCTGCACACCACCAAGGCCTGGTGGGCGGCGCAGGCGGGACTGATGCCCGATATCTTTCCCAATCTGGTGACGGACGCCGTGAACGCTTCGATCTTGCCCTTCGAGGCGCGCCTGAAGTTGGCCGAGCGCCTCAACGCCCGCGCCCAGGACTTCACAGGGCCCCAGGTGGAGGCGGCGCTGGACACCTACTTTCATGGCCCCGCGTACGCTCCAGCACTGGAACTGGCGCTGCAAAACACCAGCACCCCACAGGGCTACGCCGACCTGCTGGCCCGCACACTGGGCGGCAACGGCCTGAAACCCGCCACCCGCGCCCTCTTTCGCCAGTGGCTCGCCGCGTCGTGCTGCCAGCCCAGACGCCCGGCACTCAAGACCTTTTACTGGGGCCACAAGGCCGGGAGTGGCTGGCGACTGCTGACCCTGACCGGCTCCGCCGAACTGCCGGGCGGGCGGCGGCTGGCCTATGCTTACTTCAACGACGGCTCGAACACGCTCGAATCCGAGGACATGGAGCGCCAGATTCCGGCGCTGGTGGCCTGGATCGACGCCGCACTGGTCGAGCTGGCACGCTAG
- a CDS encoding ABC transporter permease, whose translation MRVGGVNLSVWTDPYFLGRLGWTLAQAGVTVLLGALIAWPLAYLLARHAVPGKRGLLRLLLLPFVTPTLVAVLGLTALLGPRGWLTQLTGLDLSESPVLIILGNLFFNLPIMLRLAYGGFARVPPSLTGAARTLGASNLRAALTVALPLALPGLAAGAILVFLYSALSFGLPLTLGGERYATLEVEIYTLTAYELKLPEASALILGQLLVTLAATLLYTRLTGGAVPEAARSLPRARGMAALALYALLALTLLICFSPLLAVAVRSVTGAAGPTLAFWRGVLAPDNDPPLSLLLGNTLRFAGLTLCGAVLLGASHALGAYLSRSRPLDALSLLPLMLSPVSVGVGYLLSYPGWAAQLGLLIAAYTLIASPLITRSLLPALRALPLRALEAARTLGASPLTAARTVALPLVWPALRGGAALSLATVLGEFGATLVLTRPEWATLSTGLYERLGRPGAQNLGEACALATILLGLALGAFTVLDGGEGEVT comes from the coding sequence ATGCGGGTGGGCGGCGTCAATTTGAGCGTCTGGACCGATCCCTACTTCCTGGGCCGTCTGGGCTGGACGCTGGCTCAGGCAGGTGTCACGGTGCTGCTGGGCGCGCTGATCGCCTGGCCGCTGGCGTACCTGCTCGCGCGCCACGCCGTGCCGGGCAAGCGCGGGCTGCTTCGGCTGCTGCTGCTGCCGTTCGTGACGCCCACGCTGGTGGCCGTGCTGGGCCTCACCGCCCTGCTGGGGCCGCGCGGCTGGCTCACCCAGCTGACAGGCCTTGACCTTTCCGAAAGTCCGGTGCTGATCATTCTGGGCAACCTGTTCTTCAATCTGCCGATCATGCTGCGGCTGGCCTACGGCGGCTTTGCCCGCGTACCGCCGAGCCTGACCGGAGCGGCCCGCACGCTGGGAGCCAGCAACCTGCGGGCCGCACTGACGGTGGCGCTGCCGCTGGCACTGCCGGGACTCGCGGCGGGCGCGATTCTGGTGTTTCTCTACAGCGCTCTGTCGTTCGGCCTGCCGCTGACGCTGGGCGGCGAACGGTACGCCACGCTGGAAGTCGAAATTTATACCTTGACCGCCTACGAACTCAAGCTGCCGGAAGCCAGCGCCCTGATTCTGGGCCAACTGCTGGTCACGCTGGCAGCGACCCTGCTGTATACCCGCCTGACCGGCGGCGCGGTGCCGGAAGCGGCCCGCAGCCTGCCCAGAGCGCGCGGCATGGCGGCGCTGGCCCTCTACGCGCTGCTGGCGCTGACCCTGCTGATCTGCTTCTCGCCGCTGCTGGCCGTCGCCGTGCGGAGCGTGACGGGCGCGGCAGGCCCGACCCTGGCCTTCTGGCGCGGCGTGCTGGCTCCGGACAACGATCCGCCGCTGAGCCTGCTGCTGGGCAATACCCTGCGCTTCGCGGGCCTGACCCTCTGCGGAGCGGTGCTGCTCGGCGCGTCGCACGCCCTGGGAGCCTACCTGAGCCGCTCACGCCCGCTCGACGCCCTGTCACTGCTGCCGCTGATGCTCTCGCCGGTCAGCGTGGGGGTGGGCTATCTGCTGAGCTACCCCGGCTGGGCGGCGCAACTTGGTCTCTTGATTGCCGCCTATACCCTGATCGCCTCGCCACTGATCACCCGCAGTCTGCTGCCCGCCCTGCGCGCCCTGCCACTACGCGCGCTGGAAGCCGCCCGCACGCTGGGGGCCAGCCCGCTCACGGCGGCGCGCACGGTGGCCCTGCCACTGGTGTGGCCTGCTTTGCGCGGCGGCGCGGCCCTGTCGCTGGCGACAGTGCTGGGCGAGTTCGGCGCGACCCTGGTGCTGACCCGCCCGGAGTGGGCCACCCTCAGCACCGGCCTGTATGAGCGCTTGGGGCGACCCGGCGCGCAGAACCTGGGCGAAGCCTGCGCCCTGGCGACCATCCTGCTGGGCCTGGCACTGGGGGCCTTCACCGTGCTGGACGGGGGTGAAGGAGAAGTCACCTGA
- a CDS encoding branched-chain amino acid ABC transporter substrate-binding protein → MVGALNSSVTNVLGESFAASDLALISPSSTNDALTGHKWSNFSRVVAPDQAQSVAAAAYLADTLSAKSVFVVSDNTAYGNGLSKSLIGNLKARKVGVVAYVGASSPAQIAGVIKQIKISNPQVVYFGGTDDTGGQLMQGLRDAGVKAVIMGGDALDSPSFLQRAGKAAVGVIYTTVFGPVNTFSNSVDFSAAYRAAYKSEPSGVAIYAYDATNALISALKASGSAPSRAQISAAVRKVNLPACFSNDKKDCVTITGALAFSPNGERQRSRLLIMKYDEMYQPKMAKIQTVNAEDLK, encoded by the coding sequence GTGGTCGGTGCGCTCAATTCCAGCGTGACCAACGTACTGGGCGAGAGCTTTGCGGCGAGTGATCTGGCCCTGATCTCGCCTTCCAGCACCAACGACGCCCTGACCGGGCACAAATGGAGCAACTTCAGCCGGGTGGTGGCCCCAGACCAGGCGCAGAGCGTGGCCGCTGCTGCCTACCTGGCCGACACGCTCTCGGCCAAATCGGTCTTCGTGGTGTCGGACAACACCGCCTACGGCAATGGCCTGAGCAAGAGCCTGATCGGCAACCTCAAGGCACGCAAGGTGGGGGTGGTCGCCTATGTGGGTGCGTCCAGCCCGGCCCAGATCGCGGGCGTCATCAAGCAGATCAAGATCAGCAATCCGCAGGTGGTGTACTTCGGCGGCACCGACGATACCGGCGGCCAACTGATGCAGGGGCTGCGTGACGCGGGCGTCAAGGCCGTGATCATGGGCGGCGACGCGCTCGACTCGCCCAGCTTCCTTCAGCGGGCGGGCAAGGCCGCCGTCGGGGTCATCTACACCACGGTCTTCGGCCCGGTCAACACCTTTTCCAACTCGGTGGACTTCTCGGCGGCCTACCGTGCAGCCTACAAAAGTGAACCCAGCGGCGTGGCCATCTACGCCTACGACGCCACCAACGCGCTGATCTCAGCCCTCAAGGCCAGCGGATCTGCCCCCAGCCGCGCCCAGATCAGCGCCGCCGTTCGCAAGGTCAATCTGCCCGCCTGCTTTTCGAACGATAAGAAGGACTGCGTGACCATCACCGGGGCGCTGGCCTTCTCGCCCAACGGGGAGCGCCAGCGCTCACGCCTCCTGATCATGAAATACGATGAGATGTACCAGCCCAAGATGGCCAAGATTCAGACGGTGAACGCGGAGGATTTGAAGTAA
- a CDS encoding SDR family NAD(P)-dependent oxidoreductase yields MKPVLGSRGGVRLMSMFGSSPSKRSGKRRRRGSKRALLLSAVLLVAVRRVMIPPYPLAGKSVLITGGSRGLGLALARELLRYGANLTLLARDEAELRRAEADLKARALGISPPPQIQIVAGDVTVKADLERAVEAAISAYGRLDVVANVAGIIQSGPLDNVTDEEFTQSMAVNAFAPLHLTRAALPYLRASGGRVLIVASLAGKVAVPHLSSYSVSKFAAVGLGQSLRAELAQDGVSVTTVCPGLMRTGSPRHAQIKGQHRREYALFATLDNLPLISLDADKAAQRIVQALIRGEAEVMIGGPARLLNLFQSLAPQLSADVLSLLNRLLPGPGSSDAALPGRDAESRLTRANLVKRAAEQSLNES; encoded by the coding sequence ATGAAGCCTGTGCTCGGCAGTCGCGGCGGCGTTCGCCTCATGTCCATGTTTGGTAGCAGTCCCAGCAAGCGTTCGGGGAAGCGGCGGCGCAGGGGCAGCAAACGCGCCCTGCTACTCAGCGCCGTCCTGCTCGTCGCGGTGCGCCGGGTCATGATCCCGCCGTACCCGCTGGCCGGAAAATCAGTGCTGATTACCGGCGGCTCGCGTGGCCTGGGGCTGGCCCTGGCGCGTGAACTGCTGCGCTACGGCGCGAACCTGACGCTGCTGGCCCGCGACGAGGCCGAGTTGCGCCGCGCCGAGGCCGATCTGAAGGCGCGGGCGCTGGGCATCTCGCCGCCGCCACAAATTCAGATCGTGGCAGGCGACGTGACCGTCAAGGCCGATCTGGAGCGGGCCGTGGAGGCGGCCATCAGCGCCTACGGGCGGCTCGACGTGGTCGCCAACGTCGCCGGGATCATCCAGAGCGGGCCGCTCGACAACGTGACCGACGAGGAGTTCACGCAGAGCATGGCCGTCAACGCCTTCGCGCCGCTGCACCTGACCCGCGCCGCCCTGCCTTATCTGCGGGCCAGCGGTGGGCGGGTGCTGATCGTGGCGTCGCTGGCCGGAAAAGTCGCCGTGCCGCACCTGAGTAGTTACAGTGTCAGCAAATTTGCCGCCGTCGGGCTGGGCCAGTCACTGCGTGCCGAACTCGCCCAGGACGGCGTCAGCGTCACCACCGTTTGCCCCGGCCTGATGCGGACCGGCAGCCCCCGCCACGCCCAGATCAAGGGCCAGCACCGACGCGAATACGCCCTGTTCGCCACCCTCGACAACCTGCCGCTCATCTCGCTCGACGCCGATAAAGCCGCCCAGCGTATCGTGCAGGCGCTGATTCGCGGCGAGGCCGAGGTAATGATCGGCGGCCCCGCCAGGCTGCTCAATTTGTTTCAGTCGCTCGCACCGCAGCTCAGCGCCGATGTGCTCTCGCTGCTCAACCGCCTGTTGCCGGGGCCGGGCAGCAGCGACGCCGCCCTGCCGGGGCGGGATGCCGAGAGCCGTCTGACCCGCGCCAACCTGGTCAAACGCGCGGCGGAGCAGTCACTCAACGAAAGCTGA
- a CDS encoding histidine triad nucleotide-binding protein, whose protein sequence is MTNADPAAPTLFERIVARQIPAQIVYEDDDYIAIRDIAPKAPVHLLVIPKRVSTRIDEITDAGEMGRLWLTATKVAREHLGDYRLVVNAGRGGGQEVFHTHIHILGGWEGASPVGFGQ, encoded by the coding sequence ATGACCAATGCCGACCCCGCCGCCCCGACCCTGTTCGAGCGCATCGTTGCCCGCCAGATTCCAGCCCAGATCGTCTACGAGGACGACGACTACATCGCCATTCGGGATATTGCCCCCAAAGCGCCGGTTCACCTGCTGGTCATTCCCAAGCGGGTCAGCACCCGCATTGACGAGATCACCGATGCGGGCGAGATGGGGCGGCTGTGGCTCACGGCGACGAAGGTGGCCAGGGAGCATCTCGGCGATTACCGGCTGGTCGTGAACGCGGGCCGGGGCGGCGGGCAGGAGGTCTTTCATACCCACATTCACATTCTGGGCGGCTGGGAGGGTGCGTCGCCGGTGGGCTTCGGGCAGTAG